The following proteins are co-located in the Candida dubliniensis CD36 chromosome 3, complete sequence genome:
- a CDS encoding D-lactate dehydrogenase [cytochrome] 2, mitochondrial precursor, putative (Similar to S. cerevisiae DLD2), with protein sequence MQRRFVQTASYLIRRNKVACRFNRYNGLPVAFYSTKTVPFTADTYSQKVQRDSKYKQLESKDIEFFKSVLPENSIITDKDDLLFFNEDWMRKYRGQSQLVLKPKTTEQVASILKYCNDNKLAVVPQGGNTGLVGGSNPIFDEIIISLSSMNKIRSFDPVSGILKVDAGVILETADQYLAEQGYIFPLDLGAKGSCHVGGNVACNAGGLRLLRYGSLHGSVLGLEAVLPDGTVYNSMHSLRKDNTGYDLKQLFIGSEGTLGIITGVSILCPSRPQAQNVAFLAVSSYEAVQKVFVQARKELQEILSAFEFMDNTSQKLTAKHLGLEHPIESGDFPFYVLIETSGSNKEHDDEKLETFLGNAMEEGLVDDGIIAQDEAQIQSLWSWRESIPEATTIGGGVYKYDVSIPLADLYGLVVDVNARLNDAGIASLDDESKPVLAALGYGHIGDGNLHLNVSVRKYSPEIETILEPFVYEWIAKKHGSISAEHGLGFQKKNYIGYSKNEVEIKLIKEIKQHYDPNGIMNPYKYV encoded by the coding sequence ATGCAGAGAAGATTCGTGCAAACTGCTTCGTATTTaattagaagaaataaAGTGGCATGCAGATTCAATCGTTATAACGGTTTGCCGGTTGCCTTTTATTCCACAAAGACAGTACCTTTCACAGCAGATACTTACTCCCAAAAAGTCCAACGCGATTCAAAGTACAAGCAACTTGAATCCaaagatattgaatttttcaaaagtgTTTTACCTGAAAATTCCATTATCACTGATAAGGACGActtattgttttttaatGAAGATTGGATGAGAAAATATAGAGGTCAATCACAATTGGTATTGAAGCCCAAGACCACTGAGCAAGTCGCCTCTATCTTAAAGTATTGTAATGACAACAAGCTAGCTGTTGTTCCCCAAGGAGGGAATACTGGGTTGGTAGGTGGCTCTAATCCAatttttgatgaaattattatttcctTGTCGTCCATGAACAAAATCAGATCGTTTGATCCTGTCAGTGGTATATTGAAAGTAGACGCAGGTGTTATTTTGGAAACTGCTGATCAGTATTTGGCTGAGCAGGGCTATATCTTCCCACTTGACTTGGGAGCTAAAGGATCTTGTCATGTTGGTGGTAATGTTGCTTGTAATGCTGGTGGCTTGCGTTTGTTGCGATACGGTTCTTTGCATGGTTCTGTTTTAGGTTTGGAAGCTGTCTTGCCTGACGGTACGGTTTATAACTCTATGCATTCATTGCGTAAAGATAATACTGGTtatgatttgaaacaattgtttattggATCTGAAGGTACTTTGGGTATTATAACTGGTGTTTCAATTCTATGTCCATCAAGACCACAAGCGCAAAATGTGGCATTTTTAGCTGTTTCGAGTTATGAGGCCGTTCAAAAGGTTTTTGTTCAGGCCAGAAAAGAGTTGCAAGAGATTTTGTCTGCTTTTGAATTCATGGACAACACGTCCCAAAAGTTGACTGCTAAGCATTTAGGTTTGGAGCACCCTATTGAAAGTGGTGACTTCCCATTCTATGTGTTAATTGAAACCTCTGGTTCCAACAAAGAGCATGATGAcgaaaaattggaaacatTCTTGGGGAATGCAATGGAAGAAGGTTTAGTTGACGATGGAATTATTGCTCAAGATGAAGCGCAAATACAATCGTTGTGGTCATGGAGAGAGTCGATTCCAGAAGCAACCACTATTGGGGGCGGTGTTTATAAATATGACGTCTCGATTCCATTGGCAGATCTTTATGGCTTAGTTGTGGATGTCAATGCCAGATTAAATGATGCTGGAATTGCCAGTTTGGACGATGAATCGAAACCTGTGCTTGCTGCATTGGGTTACGGGCATATTGGAGACGGGAATTTACACTTGAACGTTTCTGTAAGAAAGTATTCTCctgaaattgaaactatTTTGGAACCATTTGTTTATGAATGGATTGCTAAAAAGCATGGATCTATTTCGGCTGAGCATGGGTTGGGTttccaaaagaaaaactatATTGGATATTCCAAAAATGAGGTTGAGattaaattaatcaaagaaatcaaacaacATTATGATCCAAACGGGATCATGAACCCTTATAAGTACGTGTAA